One stretch of Arthrobacter polaris DNA includes these proteins:
- a CDS encoding D-glycerate dehydrogenase: MKPRILLTASIPEAGMKLLRDGAEVTLLPEVPDAGRXKELCASGDFDVLLSRLGDTVDAQLLATAKLRGVSNYAVGFNNIDVAAATRHGILVXNTPGVLTDATADVAMLLILGTARRVVEADTLVRSGRFAGWNPELLMGADVSGQVLGLAGFGRIARATARRALAFGMDVVFSPRPXAERVVLPEELGEFAGKVRQLPWGEVVAQADFLSIHVPLAAETRHLVDASVLATMKPTAXLVNTSRGPVVDESALVAALRAGVIAGAGLDVYEHEPVLAPGLVELPNTVLLPHIGSATVPVRAKMAVLAARNAVAMGRGQMPEFAVNPEAFGGVH; this comes from the coding sequence ATGAAACCTAGAATCTTGCTCACAGCCAGCATTCCGGAAGCGGGCATGAAACTGCTGCGTGATGGGGCTGAGGTCACCTTGTTGCCGGAGGTCCCCGATGCGGGGCGCNTGAAGGAGCTGTGTGCCAGCGGGGATTTTGACGTGCTGCTGTCGCGGCTCGGGGACACCGTTGATGCCCAACTGCTGGCAACTGCCAAGCTGCGCGGTGTCTCCAACTATGCCGTGGGTTTCAACAACATTGACGTTGCAGCGGCCACCCGGCACGGAATCCTGGTGNGAAACACACCCGGCGTGCTCACCGATGCCACAGCAGATGTTGCCATGCTGCTGATTTTGGGCACGGCACGGCGCGTCGTTGAAGCCGATACGTTGGTGCGTTCGGGGCGCTTTGCCGGCTGGAACCCGGAGCTGCTGATGGGAGCCGATGTGTCCGGCCAGGTTCTAGGGTTAGCTGGCTTTGGCCGGATCGCCCGTGCCACGGCCCGCCGGGCGCTGGCGTTTGGCATGGACGTGGTGTTCTCACCCAGGCCCNCGGCGGAACGGGTGGTTTTGCCTGAGGAGCTGGGCGAGTTTGCTGGCAAGGTCAGGCAGTTACCCTGGGGCGAGGTGGTGGCCCAGGCTGATTTCCTGTCCATCCATGTGCCGTTGGCTGCCGAAACCCGGCATCTGGTGGACGCCTCGGTGCTGGCCACCATGAAGCCCACGGCGNTTTTGGTCAACACCTCCCGTGGGCCCGTGGTGGATGAATCCGCCCTAGTTGCGGCCCTGCGTGCGGGTGTGATTGCCGGGGCAGGCTTGGACGTTTATGAGCACGAGCCGGTGTTGGCGCCCGGTTTGGTAGAACTGCCCAACACGGTGCTACTGCCGCACATTGGCAGCGCCACCGTTCCCGTGCGAGCCAAGATGGCGGTGCTGGCAGCGCGGAATGCCGTCGCCATGGGCAGAGGCCAGATGCCGGAGTTCGCGGTCAATCCCGAAGCGTTCGGCGGCGTGCACTAG
- a CDS encoding CynX/NimT family MFS transporter — protein MSNFVVKRPWSGRIGALLGILVMALSLRAAVSVVPXLLGELRGELGFDASTIGLLAMLPPXIXAVFGLLTPVLIRRFSLEXVLVAAVVLAVVGQLARVATDQVWPFLGLTAVIMAGYGIGNVVLPPLVKXYFPDRVGLVTAGYVTLLSVGTATSPLLAVPVSEASNWRVSMGMWASVSLLVLLPWIMQFMRDRAQKNDADGLPEQLAHLGHQGGQGEVPKLRPWRSPVSWGLAIFLAGNSAQTYVYFTWLPPYLSGQXVDTAAAGSALAYFAILGLPVSLLVPLWVPRLKNPILAVAVFSVCWATGHLGLYLAPVDGTWLWVTFAGLGQGTFATALLMVNLRSRTTHGSAVLSGFSQGLGYAGAGIAPLFFGTIHDVTGSWTASFAMLXVCLXVMLVGAVMINAKRYIEDSAVHAVAAPLSEHLVELKE, from the coding sequence GTGAGCAATTTCGTAGTGAAGAGACCGTGGTCCGGCCGCATTGGCGCATTGCTGGGCATTCTTGTCATGGCCTTGAGCTTGCGCGCTGCTGTGTCAGTGGTGCCCNCGCTGCTGGGTGAGTTGCGTGGTGAGCTCGGATTCGACGCCAGCACCATCGGCCTACTGGCCATGCTCCCGCCCNTCATTNTTGCCGTCTTTGGCCTGCTGACGCCGGTGCTGATCCGCCGCTTCAGCCTCGAANAGGTGTTGGTTGCCGCCGTGGTGCTTGCCGTGGTGGGGCAACTGGCCCGCGTAGCAACCGATCAGGTCTGGCCCTTTCTTGGCCTCACCGCCGTGATCATGGCAGGGTACGGAATCGGCAATGTGGTACTTCCGCCACTGGTGAAANAGTATTTCCCGGACCGGGTGGGCCTAGTGACAGCCGGTTACGTCACGCTCTTGTCGGTTGGCACGGCTACGAGCCCGCTGCTGGCTGTCCCGGTGTCCGAGGCGAGCAACTGGCGCGTTTCCATGGGCATGTGGGCCTCGGTGAGCCTACTGGTGCTGCTGCCGTGGATCATGCAATTCATGCGGGACCGCGCCCAGAAGAACGACGCCGATGGCCTCCCCGAGCAGCTGGCCCACCTGGGGCACCAGGGCGGGCAGGGCGAGGTGCCGAAACTGCGGCCGTGGCGCTCGCCAGTGTCGTGGGGCTTGGCCATCTTCCTCGCTGGCAACTCGGCCCAAACGTATGTGTATTTCACCTGGCTGCCTCCCTACCTTTCAGGGCAGNGGGTAGATACGGCGGCGGCAGGGTCGGCTCTGGCCTACTTCGCCATCCTTGGGCTGCCGGTGAGCCTGCTGGTTCCGCTGTGGGTGCCGCGCCTGAAGAACCCGATATTGGCCGTCGCGGTGTTCTCGGTGTGCTGGGCCACCGGGCACCTTGGCCTGTACCTGGCGCCCGTGGATGGCACCTGGTTGTGGGTGACGTTTGCCGGGCTCGGCCAGGGCACGTTCGCCACGGCACTGTTGATGGTGAATCTGCGCTCGCGGACTACCCACGGTTCAGCGGTACTGTCCGGCTTCAGTCAAGGCCTGGGCTACGCAGGTGCGGGCATTGCGCCGTTGTTCTTCGGGACCATCCACGACGTTACGGGTTCCTGGACTGCTTCCTTCGCCATGTTGNGGGTCTGTCTGNGGGTCATGCTGGTGGGAGCTGTCATGATCAACGCCAAGCGTTATATTGAAGATTCCGCCGTGCACGCCGTAGCTGCCCCGTTGAGCGAACACCTCGTTGAACTCAAGGAATAG
- a CDS encoding helix-turn-helix domain-containing protein, whose product MDVADLGATLRARRRSLHLTQSETADLADISTRVLSDLENGRETVRLDIVNAVAAALGMSLSLQVTGT is encoded by the coding sequence ATGGATGTTGCCGATTTGGGTGCTACATTGCGGGCCCGGCGCAGGTCCTTGCACCTGACTCAAAGTGAAACTGCGGACCTAGCCGATATCTCCACCCGCGTCCTGAGCGATCTGGAGAACGGCAGGGAAACTGTGCGCTTGGACATCGTCAACGCTGTGGCAGCGGCGCTGGGTATGAGCCTGAGTTTGCAGGTGACCGGCACATGA
- a CDS encoding type II toxin-antitoxin system HipA family toxin, whose translation MYKKGQAAATLTRNPSLGVVFSYLPSYLKDGGPSIASTLPAIDVPVTLGHGNVPAFFAGLLPEGERLAKLRRAVKTTITDEFSLLLATGQNPVGDVQILPSGRXPQTIPALLTVTKTMDDINFTNFAAVPGPVDLSALAGLQDKVTAAYRHDKDPTRAYILKFNDGSHARQVETEHLLLTKAKALSIPVADARLVYDGVGQAALLVSRFDRSPTGPLAVEDCAQLMGLLPSRKYAAPSEAVAAAAVNMCAAKALAARNIFLQFLFAWLTGNGNLHAKNISLLQQPNGEWLVAPAYDLQCTLAAEIEQGFAAGVPGGILTDLTDGDPSRDPGMALPVGGSAGSRTGLNRNDWLRFGRTLHIPERLVGKCIEKALAASTLTTAELPFERDVSTAVVRVXGIRRAALQR comes from the coding sequence ATCTACAAGAAGGGCCAGGCCGCGGCAACCCTGACCCGCAACCCCAGCCTGGGCGTGGTNTTTTCCTACCTGCCCAGCTACCTCAAGGACGGCGGTCCATCGATCGCTTCCACCCTGCCTGCCATCGACGTCCCCGTGACGTTGGGCCATGGCAATGTGCCGGCGTTCTTTGCCGGATTGCTGCCTGAGGGCGAACGTCTGGCCAAACTGCGACGGGCGGTCAAGACCACCATCACCGATGAGTTTTCACTCCTTCTGGCCACTGGCCAAAACCCGGTGGGTGACGTACAAATTCTTCCTTCCGGGAGAAGNCCACAGACCATTCCCGCACTGTTGACGGTCACCAAAACCATGGATGACATCAACTTCACCAATTTTGCGGCCGTCCCTGGCCCTGTTGACCTTTCCGCCCTGGCTGGCCTGCAAGATAAAGTCACCGCCGCCTACCGGCACGACAAAGACCCCACCCGGGCCTACATCCTCAAGTTCAACGACGGCAGCCATGCCCGGCAGGTGGAAACTGAACATTTGCTGTTGACCAAAGCCAAAGCATTGTCCATCCCTGTAGCGGATGCCCGCTTGGTGTACGACGGCGTGGGCCAAGCCGCGCTGCTTGTCTCCCGTTTTGACCGGTCNCCCACCGGGCCGCTGGCGGTTGAGGACTGTGCCCAACTGATGGGCCTGCTACCAAGCCGCAAATATGCNGCCCCCAGTGAGGCGGTTGCCGCTGCGGCTGTGAATATGTGTGCGGCCAAGGCTCTGGCCGCCCGCAATATCTTCTTGCAGTTTCTCTTTGCCTGGCTGACCGGCAATGGAAACCTCCATGCCAAGAATATTTCTCTTCTCCAACAGCCCAACGGGGAATGGTTAGTGGCNCCCGCCTACGATCTCCAGTGCACCCTGGCCGCTGAGATTGAGCAGGGCTTCGCGGCCGGAGTACCCGGCGGGATCCTCACCGACCTCACCGACGGTGACCCTTCCCGTGACCCGGGTATGGCGCTTCCTGTGGGCGGCAGCGCTGGCAGCCGGACGGGGCTGAACCGCAACGACTGGTTGCGCTTTGGCCGGACCCTACACATCCCCGAACGGCTGGTGGGCAAGTGTATCGAGAAGGCACTGGCTGCTTCAACCCTGACCACGGCGGAACTGCCGTTCGAGCGGGATGTCAGCACCGCCGTCGTCCGCGTTTTNGGGATTCGCCGCGCCGCACTGCAGCGATAA
- a CDS encoding TetR/AcrR family transcriptional regulator: MPRIAAPTNAAQREQTQRKILNAFGELLFTHGLPGLTMTDVARTAGVGRTAVYNYFADLEQLLVAYALDETGKFVTDLKARLSGVENPVDRLAVYVRAQLEDLTRRHLPPGPAMRSVLSSESFAKLGVHVGELNALLLGILRDGMDQHFLPTADAEGLVQLIHGSLTASASRRKTDIPDEEHIGAAVRFIQAGVGAAFDAQGRPVTLL, translated from the coding sequence ATGCCACGAATAGCCGCCCCCACGAACGCGGCGCAGCGCGAGCAGACGCAGCGCAAGATCCTCAACGCCTTTGGCGAACTCTTGTTTACACATGGTTTGCCCGGTCTGACAATGACCGATGTTGCAAGGACTGCCGGCGTGGGCAGAACCGCCGTCTACAACTATTTTGCCGACCTTGAACAACTCCTGGTCGCTTACGCGCTGGATGAAACCGGCAAGTTTGTCACCGATCTCAAGGCCAGGCTTAGCGGGGTGGAAAACCCGGTGGACCGCCTTGCGGTCTATGTGCGCGCACAGCTGGAAGATCTCACACGCCGCCACCTNCCNCCAGGACCAGCCATGCGGTCAGTACTCTCCAGCGAGTCGTTTGCGAAACTGGGCGTTCACGTGGGCGAACTCAACGCTCTGCTGCTGGGTATTTTGCGCGATGGCATGGACCAGCATTTCCTGCCAACGGCCGACGCCGAAGGGCTAGTGCAGCTCATCCACGGTTCGTTGACGGCAAGTGCTTCGCGCCGAAAGACGGACATTCCCGATGAAGAGCACATCGGTGCAGCTGTGCGGTTCATTCAGGCTGGCGTGGGCGCTGCTTTTGATGCCCAAGGCCGTCCTGTCACACTTCTCTAA
- a CDS encoding LytR C-terminal domain-containing protein has protein sequence MLLTVRQQRRAHKEDRRQAKDAAYELRQXHKRTKDGTYWRGHRIVDTTGLAEAFXEPETLELQPATVRNRITHGVTLVLLMALVVTGVVLAGMVQRGELQLTLGAPKPTIAPVSCPSATYDYAPDKTVTVNVYNAGSTEGRAAAVAEDLKSRGFLVKEINNKSTEYAVPAVIVSGPSGHAAAFTLQRNIANAEYVQDDRKDGTVDVILTSKFTDLLAVLKVDETPGALSCPRLNPPPSTQAPTPPPAG, from the coding sequence GTGCTGCTCACCGTCCGGCAGCAACGTAGGGCCCACAAAGAAGACCGGCGCCAAGCGAAAGACGCAGCCTACGAGCTGCGCCAANAACACAAACGAACCAAAGACGGTACTTACTGGCGCGGGCACCGGATCGTGGACACGACTGGCTTGGCGGAAGCATTCNCGGAGCCTGAAACCCTGGAGCTGCAGCCCGCCACGGTGCGAAATCGCATCACCCATGGTGTGACGTTGGTGCTGTTGATGGCACTGGTGGTGACCGGGGTGGTGCTAGCAGGCATGGTCCAGCGCGGAGAACTTCAACTCACGCTGGGTGCCCCGAAGCCAACCATCGCACCCGTGAGCTGTCCTAGCGCAACCTATGACTATGCACCGGATAAGACTGTCACAGTGAATGTGTACAACGCCGGAAGCACGGAGGGCAGAGCCGCTGCGGTAGCAGAGGATCTAAAGAGCCGTGGATTCCTGGTGAAAGAAATTAACAACAAGTCAACAGAATATGCGGTGCCGGCAGTGATTGTGTCAGGGCCTAGCGGTCATGCGGCGGCTTTCACCCTGCAACGGAACATCGCTAACGCTGAATATGTGCAAGATGACAGGAAAGACGGCACGGTTGATGTTATCTTGACCAGTAAATTTACTGATCTGCTCGCCGTGCTCAAAGTGGATGAAACCCCGGGTGCGCTTTCATGTCCACGCTTGAACCCGCCGCCGAGCACTCAAGCACCAACCCCACCGCCCGCAGGATAA
- a CDS encoding type II toxin-antitoxin system VapB family antitoxin: protein MIFKAVGDKRPYPDHGYITPKDWASVAPRQVRLADLVTTKAQLDLEALLAEDSTFFGDLFPHVVQWRDTLYLEDGLHRAVRTALHQRTILHARVLVIDD, encoded by the coding sequence GTGATCTTCAAAGCTGTTGGCGACAAACGCCCGTATCCGGACCATGGCTACATCACGCCCAAAGACTGGGCCAGCGTGGCGCCGCGCCAAGTGAGGCTCGCAGACCTTGTCACCACCAAGGCTCAACTTGACCTTGAAGCACTTCTGGCCGAGGATTCCACGTTCTTCGGCGATTTGTTCCCGCACGTTGTGCAATGGCGGGACACCTTGTATTTAGAGGACGGACTACACCGGGCCGTGCGAACAGCATTGCACCAGCGCACCATCTTGCACGCCCGTGTTCTGGTGATAGATGACTAG
- a CDS encoding DNA polymerase III subunit gamma and tau gives MSAPTALYRRYRPDSFASVIGQEHVTGPLMTALDKNRVNHAYLFSGPRGCGKTTSARILARCLNCAKGPTSHPCGECSSCVELARGGTGSLDVIEIDAASHGGVDDARDLRERATFAPIRDRYKIFIIDEAHMVTSAGFNALLKIVEEPPEHIKFIFATTEPDKVIGTIRSRTHHXPFRLVPPEPLMAYLAQLCXKENVAVAPVSSLVVRAGGGSVRDSLSVLDQLMAGAGATGLDYDLAVDLLGYTHSSLLDDVVEALAANDSATVFKSVDRVIQTGHDPRRFVEDLLERFRDLIIVHAMPESAHAILRGTPDELIARMQTQAAQXGAAELSRAADVTNAAFNEMTGATSPRLHLELLGARLLLPGADSSVRGMATRLDQLERRINYAGTPNSVPAGTPAVPATLTLPPNTGFPFRVRRRYPPNPPTAPLEWASAAVRAQLARAKEAAGAEVEARQPSTVAHHDVPESTPDPSPTVVPAQAQVPEQAPVQTPDQRQAQQPARTWDELPTPASNTGLAGPETSVPQQNIRPEQGPQSDTSWSGGPAAPRPNPCVLNHNRXPAAATSEHTASCPSQGGASGAAPSAAPSAAGSSGIEVIRRAWPEILGSLRKIRMASWVIVNQNVVPQTFDGKELRVGLPSTGLISTFSNGGHLANLQQAINEVLGLTIQILPVDGEAPAPRASAEPXPKVHTGNPSPQSEGSPNHASPSGATLFSRESDTAATLPASPAAATVSHDSWGLPTTQPSLPTSPXLAQAAPDSGVAATDNAPVDSALXTPTSVPTTSVTKPAVDPAPWDGPTEPSXPVG, from the coding sequence GTGAGCGCACCAACAGCCCTATATCGCCGGTACCGTCCCGATTCGTTTGCGAGCGTGATCGGCCAAGAGCATGTCACAGGACCNCTGATGACCGCCTTGGACAAGAACCGCGTCAACCACGCCTATCTCTTTTCCGGTCCACGCGGTTGCGGNAAAACCACCTCAGCACGCATCCTTGCCCGTTGTTTAAACTGCGCCAAAGGACCCACTTCACACCCATGCGGTGAATGTTCGAGCTGCGTTGAACTAGCCCGCGGCGGAACCGGTTCCCTGGACGTCATTGAAATCGATGCTGCCAGCCACGGAGGTGTTGATGATGCTCGCGACCTGCGCGAACGCGCCACCTTTGCACCTATCCGGGACCGCTACAAAATTTTCATCATTGATGAGGCCCACATGGTCACATCTGCCGGCTTCAACGCACTGCTGAAAATTGTTGAAGAACCNCCGGAGCACATCAAGTTCATCTTTGCCACCACCGAACCTGACAAGGTGATTGGCACCATCCGCTCCCGCACCCACCACTANCCCTTCCGCTTGGTGCCACCTGAGCCACTCATGGCTTATTTGGCGCAACTGTGTGANAAAGAGAACGTTGCGGTTGCCCCGGTGTCCTCTCTTGTGGTCCGCGCAGGCGGCGGATCTGTGCGCGATTCACTCTCAGTTCTAGACCAGCTGATGGCTGGTGCNGGGGCAACCGGACTGGATTACGACCTTGCCGTAGACCTACTCGGCTACACGCACTCGTCACTGCTGGATGATGTTGTTGAGGCCCTTGCTGCCAACGATTCCGCCACCGTTTTCAAATCGGTAGACAGGGTCATTCAAACCGGGCATGATCCCCGTCGCTTCGTTGAAGACCTGCTCGAGCGCTTTCGCGACCTCATCATTGTCCATGCCATGCCTGAAAGTGCTCACGCAATTCTGCGCGGCACACCCGATGAGCTCATCGCCCGCATGCAAACGCAGGCCGCCCAGTTNGGGGCCGCAGAGCTGTCACGAGCCGCCGACGTCACAAATGCCGCTTTCAACGAAATGACCGGCGCCACCTCGCCCCGTCTACACCTTGAATTACTTGGTGCCCGCCTTTTGCTTCCCGGCGCTGACTCTTCCGTCCGCGGTATGGCAACCCGGCTCGATCAGCTTGAACGCCGAATCAATTACGCTGGCACCCCAAATTCTGTTCCAGCCGGCACCCCTGCTGTCCCGGCAACCCTCACGCTGCCCCCGAACACCGGCTTCCCGTTCAGAGTTCGACGCCGGTATCCTCCGAACCCACCGACGGCGCCACTGGAATGGGCCTCNGCTGCGGTGCGGGCGCAACTGGCCCGCGCAAAGGAAGCTGCCGGTGCTGAAGTTGAAGCACGGCAGCCGTCTACCGTTGCTCACCACGACGTTCCGGAGAGCACNCCCGATCCCTCACCAACCGTGGTTCCCGCCCAAGCTCAGGTTCCCGAACAAGCGCCGGTCCAAACTCCCGACCAGAGGCAGGCCCAACAACCTGCACGCACGTGGGATGAGCTTCCCACTCCTGCTAGCAACACTGGCCTTGCAGGACCTGAAACATCTGTTCCGCAGCAAAATATCCGGCCAGAACAAGGCCCGCAGTCGGATACCTCTTGGTCTGGCGGCCCTGCAGCGCCCCGTCCCAACCCGTGCGTGTTGAACCACAACAGGNNCCCAGCCGCTGCAACCTCAGAACACACCGCTAGCTGCCCCAGTCAGGGTGGCGCTTCCGGCGCAGCTCCTAGCGCAGCTCCTTCGGCCGCTGGTTCTTCTGGCATTGAAGTGATTCGCCGGGCATGGCCAGAAATACTGGGGTCGCTACGAAAAATCCGCATGGCCTCGTGGGTTATTGTCAACCAAAACGTGGTGCCACAAACCTTTGACGGTAAAGAACTTCGCGTCGGCCTGCCTTCCACCGGCCTCATCAGTACTTTCAGCAACGGCGGCCACCTAGCGAACTTGCAACAGGCCATCAATGAAGTGCTGGGCCTGACAATTCAGATACTGCCTGTTGACGGCGAAGCACCTGCTCCGCGAGCGAGCGCTGAACCAAANCCCAAAGTTCATACCGGTAACCCTTCCCCACAGAGTGAAGGGAGCCCCAACCATGCCTCACCATCTGGAGCAACGCTTTTCTCACGGGAATCGGATACCGCAGCTACCTTGCCCGCAAGCCCTGCCGCTGCAACCGTTTCGCATGATTCTTGGGGACTGCCAACCACGCAGCCAAGCTTACCCACCAGCCCCCANCTAGCCCAGGCGGCCCCAGACTCCGGTGTTGCTGCCACGGACAATGCACCAGTGGATAGTGCCCTGCANACCCCTACGTCTGTGCCCACTACGTCTGTGACCAAGCCGGCTGTGGACCCTGCTCCGTGGGACGGCCCCACCGAGCCCAGCGANCCCGTGGGATGA
- the recR gene encoding recombination mediator RecR, producing MYEGAVQELIDELGRLPGIGPKSAQRLAFHILEAETEDMQRLVRAIVTVKERVKFCTVCGNVTEAELCNICRDPRRDPTIICVVEESKDVLAVERTRAFRGRYHVLGGSINPIAGIGPDQLRIRELLTRLNDSQIQEIIIATDPNLEGEATATYLSRMLKTIGIAVTRLASGLPVGGDLEYADEVTLGRAFEGRRNALT from the coding sequence GTGTACGAGGGAGCAGTTCAGGAACTCATTGACGAGTTGGGGCGCCTGCCGGGCATCGGGCCAAAGTCGGCCCAGCGGCTCGCTTTCCATATCTTAGAAGCCGAGACTGAGGACATGCAGCGCCTTGTCCGGGCCATTGTCACAGTCAAGGAGCGGGTAAAATTTTGCACCGTATGCGGTAACGTCACCGAGGCTGAACTGTGCAATATTTGCCGTGACCCGCGCCGGGATCCGACCATCATTTGTGTGGTGGAGGAGTCTAAGGATGTGCTCGCCGTTGAGCGCACCAGGGCTTTCCGCGGCCGCTATCACGTGCTCGGCGGCTCCATCAACCCGATCGCCGGCATCGGGCCCGATCAGTTGCGTATCCGTGAACTGCTCACACGCCTGAACGACAGCCAGATCCAGGAAATCATCATCGCCACCGACCCCAACCTTGAGGGCGAGGCTACCGCCACTTACCTCTCCCGGATGCTCAAAACCATCGGCATTGCAGTGACCCGCCTGGCCTCCGGTCTACCTGTGGGCGGCGACTTGGAGTACGCGGATGAGGTCACACTCGGCCGTGCTTTTGAGGGCCGCCGCAACGCCCTGACCTAA
- a CDS encoding helix-turn-helix transcriptional regulator, protein MNEERRRELGQFLRDRRGALVRAEHGLPPIGRSRILGLRREEIAALSAVSVTWYTWLEQGRDINASRQVLESIGRVMRFSAAEQGYVLALGGHAAAPMAGNAAIESAPPHLQALLEALDFPAFAVAPDWXIAGWNNAYECLYSRIAQVDPVERNLLWLVFTDPQLREMLPDWAVTSRHFVAEFRAEAGPRLGSAAHTALVRKLSEASSEFASIWAEHGVQGFASRQRVFVHPAVGELTFEQNRLVPSDVPDLHFVMYVPTAGTXTRERLAELAAFHDSRVQ, encoded by the coding sequence ATGAATGAAGAACGACGGCGTGAGCTGGGCCAGTTTCTGCGGGACCGCCGCGGTGCCTTGGTCCGCGCCGAACACGGGCTGCCGCCCATAGGCCGAAGCCGGATTCTAGGATTGCGGCGGGAGGAGATTGCGGCCCTTTCTGCGGTCAGTGTCACCTGGTACACGTGGTTGGAGCAGGGGCGGGATATCAACGCTTCTCGCCAGGTGCTGGAATCCATTGGCCGGGTGATGCGCTTTAGTGCTGCCGAGCAGGGGTATGTGCTGGCGCTGGGTGGCCACGCAGCCGCGCCCATGGCTGGAAATGCTGCTATTGAATCAGCGCCTCCACATTTGCAGGCGTTGTTGGAAGCCTTGGACTTTCCGGCCTTCGCCGTGGCGCCGGATTGGNGGATCGCGGGCTGGAATAACGCTTACGAATGCTTGTATTCACGCATCGCACAGGTGGACCCGGTGGAGCGGAACCTGCTGTGGCTGGTATTCACCGATCCGCAATTGCGCGAAATGCTACCGGACTGGGCTGTGACCTCACGGCACTTTGTGGCCGAATTCCGGGCTGAGGCCGGGCCCCGCCTTGGCTCGGCGGCGCACACCGCTTTGGTGCGAAAGCTATCCGAGGCAAGCTCAGAATTTGCTAGCATTTGGGCCGAACACGGAGTCCAGGGCTTCGCCTCACGGCAACGGGTGTTTGTGCACCCCGCCGTGGGTGAGCTGACCTTTGAACAAAACCGGCTGGTGCCCTCCGATGTCCCTGACCTGCACTTTGTCATGTATGTCCCCACGGCAGGAACCNCCACACGGGAACGGTTGGCAGAACTTGCCGCGTTTCACGATTCGAGGGTGCAGTAG